A stretch of DNA from Streptomyces gobiensis:
CTGGTCACCGATGGCGCGCAGCAGGAAGGTGCTCAGCGAGCCGGAGCCGACGCCTGCCTCGACGACGCGTGCGCCGGGGAAGATGTCGGCCATGGCGAGGACCTGGCCGGCGTCCTTGGGGTAGACGACGGCCGCACCGCGCGGCATGGACAGGACGTAGTCGGGGAGCAGGGGGCGCAGCGCGAGGTAGGCGACGTTTCCGGTGGTACGGACGACACTGCCTTCGGGAGCACCGATCAGCTCGTCGTGGGGGAAGGCTCCCTTGTGGGTGTGGAAGCTCTTCCCCGCTTCGAGCGTGAAGGTGTAGTGGCGTCCCTTGGGATCGGTGAGCTGGACCTGGTCCCCGACCTGGAAGGGCCCGCGACGGCGGGCGGCACCGGTCGGTTCGGACATACGAGCAAGAGTAGTCGAGCGGGGGCCGGGGGCCGAATCGAGGTCGGTCCGCGGGTGGACGCCGGTCAGGTGCTGGATTTGGCCATGGCGGCGACGAAGGCGCGCTCGACGTCGCCGGTGGAGAGCACTCCGTAGATCTCGCCGGTGTCCTCGACGACCAGGTATTCGGTGGCGGGGGTGATCCGGAGATGGTCGATGAGCTCTTCGCCGGCGAGCTCGGCGGAGACCCGCATGCCGTCGGTGAGGTCCTGGGCGAGGCTGCTGACGGCGACCCAGGGGCGGCGGTGCTCGGGGACGGAGACGATGCCGGATTCGCGGACGACGCCGGTGGGGGCGCCTTGGCCGTCCACGATGACGAGGGCGCGGGCGCCGGCTTCGTTGGCGCGGCGCAGGGCCTCGGAGAGCGGGGTGTCGGAGGTGACGGGGATGGCGCGCCGGGTGAGGACTCGGGCGCGCAGCTCGGGGAGGCGGGCGCGGAGGCGGGCCATACGGAGGCTGTTTCCGGCGCCGGTCCAGATGATCGCGGCGAGGATGGCGGCGAGCAGGGCGTCGGTCAGTGAGTTGAGTCCGCCGACGCTCTCGCCGCGGGACAGGCCGCTGGCGTGGGTGGCCAGTGGGAGTCCGATGAGGACGGTGACGGCGAGGCCGCGGCCGGTCCAGGCGGCGGCGATGGTGCCGGTCATGGGGTTGCCGCTGAGCTTCCAGATCACGGCGCGGAGCATGCGGCCGCCGTCCAGGGGGAGGCCGGGCAGGAGGTTGAAGACGGCGACAATGAGGTTGGAGATCATCAGTCCGGCGAGCAGGACGCCTGGGACGCTGCGGGGCTCGACTACGTACATGCCGACGTAGAAGAGTCCGGCGAGGGCGAGGGAGAGCAGCGGGCCGACGAAGGCGAGGACGAATTCCCGGCCGGGGGTCTCAGACTCCTTTTCGATCTCGGATACGCCGCCGAAGAACTGGAGCTGGATGCGGCGCACCGGGAGCTTGAAGCGGAGGGCCGCGACCGTATGGGCCAGTTCATGGACGAATACGGAGGCGTAGAAGGCCACTGCGAAGAAGAGTGCGATGAAGTAGCGGGCGGTGCCGAGGCCGGGCAGGACGCGGTCGAGTTGGGAGCCGAAGACCCAGGTGATGAGGGCGGCGACGAGGAACCAGCTGGGAGCGACGTAGACGGGCACTCCGAAGGGGCGACCCATGAGGATGCCGCCGCCGGTCGCCCGCGGGCGCTGCTTTCTGCCGTCCCTGGTGTCCGTGTGGCGGCTGCCAGTGTTGTCAGAGATATCAGCGCTGTCAGCGCCCTCAGCGCCGTCAGGTCTGTCGTCCCCGGGGCCTTGGCTCCGGGTCTGCGGCTGCGGCTTCCCGCCGTTGTCCGTGTCTCCCACGGGATCCCCTCATTGCTGCTGTTCTCACACCCGCTCGCAGTCCCTACGATCATGCGGGGCGAGGGGTGGTGTCGTCGATGGTATGTGTCTGACTGTCGGTGGTGGGTCATAGGGTCTGGAGCATGGGAACCTCCGCTGACCGGCCGGCCGCGCCGCCCAAGTCGCTGTCCCCCTCGCGGGCGGCTGACTTTATGCAGTGTCCGTTGCTGTACCGCTTCCGGGTGATCGACCGGCTGCCGGAGAAACCAAGTGCGGCGGCGACCCGGGGCACGGTGGTGCATGCGGTGCTGGAGCGGCTTTTCGACGCTCCAGCGGGGGACCGGAGTGTGCCGCGGGCGCGGGCGATGGTGGCCGGGGAGTGGGAGCGGCTGCTGGCGAGGCGTCCGGAGCTGGCGGAGCTGTTCGCGGAGGGCGCCGCGGACGGGGAGGGCGTTGCGGACGGGGAGGGCGTTGCGGACGGCGCGGAGCTGGCGCGCTGGCTGGCGGAGGCGGAGGGGCTGGTCGAGCGGTGGTTCACGCTGGAGGATCCGACGCGGCTGGAGCCCGCGGAGCGTGAGCTGTTCGTGGAAGCGCGGCTGGATTCGGGGCTGCGGCTGCGCGGGATCATCGACCGGGTGGATGTCGCACCGACGGGTGATGTGCGGATTGTTGACTACAAGACAGGCAAGGCGCCGCGACCGGAGTTCGCCGGGGAGGCGCTGTTCCAGATGAAGTTCTATGCGCTGGTGGTGTGGCGGCTGAAGGGTGTGGTGCCGCGGCGGCTGCAGCTGGTCTATCTGGGCAGTGGTGATGTGCTGACGTATGACCCGCAGGAGTCGGATCTGCTGGGGGTGGAGCGGAAGCTGCTGGCTCTGTGGGACGCGATTCAGCGGGCCACCGAGTCGGGTGACTGGCGGCCGAGGCCGGGCAAGCTGTGCGGCTGGTGTGACCATCAGGCGCACTGTCCGGAGTTCGGTGGCACTCCCCCGCCGTATCCGCTCGTTGTTCAGCCGCGGTTGCCGGTGGATGAGACGCAGGACGCCCGGGGAGGCCGGGCGGGAGATCGTTGAGCGAGAATGGGGCCGCCTGTGCCTGACGGCCTACGAAGGAGTTTTCCTGTGGCAATCCGCGTCCTGCTGGTCGATGACCAGCCGCTGCTGCGCACCGGTTTCCGGATGATTCTGGAGGCGGAGCAGGACATCGCCGTGGTGGGAGAGGCCGGGGACGGTCTTCAGGCCCTGGACCAGGTGCGGGCGCTGCAGCCCGATGTGGTGCTGATGGACATCCGGATGCCGCGCATGGACGGGGTGGAGGCGACCCGGCAGATCACCGGTCCGGCGAAGGACGGTCCGGCGAAGGTGCTGGTGCTGACGACCTTTGATCTGGATGAGTATGTGGTGGAGGCGCTGCGGGCGGGGGCGAGCGGCTTTCTGCTGAAGGACGCGCCCGCGCAGGAGCTGGTGCAGGCCATCCGGGTGGTCGCGGCGGGTGAGGCGATGCTCGCGCCGAGCATCACGCGTCGGCTGCTGGACAAGTACGCGGGGAAGCTGCCGACGGGTGAGGATCCGGTGCCGGACACGCTGCACACGCTGACCGAGCGCGAGGTGGAGGTGCTGAAGCTGGTGGCCCGGGGCCTGTCGAACGCGGAGATCGCGGCGGATCTGTTTGTGAGCGAGACAACGGTCAAGACCCATGTCGGGCATGTGCTGACCAAGCTGGGGCTCCGCGACCGGGTGCAGGCCGCGGTCTACGCGTATGAGAGTGGGCTGGTCCGTCCCGGGACGCAGTGACACGTCCCGGGGCGGTGGGGTTCAGCTTTCCGCGCCCTTGCTGATCTCCCAGAAGCGGAAGACGGTCGAGGCATCGAGGGTCCACTCCAGACCGGCGATGTTCTCGCGGGCGACGGCGTACTGCTTGCCTTGCCAGATGGGCAGGACCGGCAGGTCCTTGGCGACGATGTCCTGCACCGTGCCGAAGTCCTCGACGGTGGCGGCCCGGTTGCTGGCGGCCGCGGTGCGCGGCAGGAGCTCCTGGGTGATCCGGCCGGGCTTGTAGTTGTTGTGCAGGACGTTGTCCTCGCCGAAGAACGGATCGGTGAAGTTGTCCGCGTCGGGGTAGTCGGGGACCCAGCCCTTGACGTAGGCGCCGTACTTGCCGTCAGCGATGTCCTTGTCGTACTGCTTGAGTTCGGTGCTCTTGACGTCGACATCGAAGAGGCCGCTCGCGTTGAGCTGTTCGGCGATCGCTGCGACCTCCTGGTCGGTGCCGGGGCCGTAGCGCACGGGGGTGGACCACAGGGTGAGCTTCACCTTGCCGGTGATGTTTTCGGCGTGCAGGGCGGCGGCGGCCTTCTTGGGCTGCGGGCGTTCGCCGTAGCGGTCGAAGAAGGCGGTGTTGTGACCGGTGATCCCGGAGGGGACGATCGAGTACAGCGGTTCGGCGGTGCGCTTGTACACATCGCGTACGAGGGTGGAGCGGTCGATCAGGTAGGCGATGGCCTGCCGGACACCCGCCTTGCCGGTCACCGGGTGGTCGTGGTTGAAGACCAGGTGGTGGACTTCGGCGCTGCCGCCCTCGACGACCTTGACGCCCTGCTTGGCGCTGGTGGTGGAAGCTTCGAGCTCAGCGATGTCCTCGGTGGCCAGACCGCGGTAGGCGAGATCGACGTCCCGGTTTTTGACGGCCTTCTTCAGCGTTGAGGGGTCGCTGAAGAATTTCATCCGCATTCCGGAGTTCTGGACCTTGGCGCGGCCTTTGTATCCCGGGTTGACGGAGAAGACGGCTTCTTTGTCTCCGAAGCTGTCGAGGGTGTAGACACCGGATCCGATGGCCTCGTTGTCCGTGCGGAGCTTGTCGGCCGGGTATTCGCGGTGGTCGACGATGGATCCGGCGCCGGAGGCGATCTTCTGGGGGAAGGTGGCGTCCGAGGTGTTGAGGTGGAAGACGACGGTCTTCTCGTCCGGTGTCTTGATCTCGTCGATGGTCTGCAGCATGACGGCCGGACCGTCATCGTCATTGATCGTGAGGGTGCGGTCGAAGGAGTGCTTGACGTCCTTGGACGTGAGGGAGTGACCGTTGCTGAACTTCAGTCCGCTCTTGAGGGTGCAGGCGTAGACCTTGCTGTCGCTGTCGCGGAAGCCGCACTTCTCGGCTGCCTCGGGCTGCGGCTGGCCGCCGCCCTTGGGGAAGTTGAGCAGGGACTGGAAGACATTGTTGAAGACCAGCCATGATCCGGGGTCATATCCGGACGCGGGGTCGATGGACAGCACCTTGTCCGTCATCCCCATGACGATTGACTCGCCCTTGCCGGCGTTTCCATCGCCGTTTCCACAGCCGCTCAGCAGTGCGGCCGCCAGGGCCGCGCTGAGGGGGAGCGCCGGCCATGTGGCCCGATTCCTCACTCGCACTTTCTCACCTTGTTCTAGGGGGGTTCGGCTCGTACCGGGGAGGAGTTGAGTGCCTGCTCGGCCCCGGTGATGCCGTCGCGGGCTGCGACGTACTGTTTGCTCTGTCACAACGGCAGTAGAGGCCGCTCGTCGGCGACGATGTACACGATCGCTGCGGCGGGGTTGGCGAGCTCCCTTTCGGGGGTGGCTCGCACCTTGGTGATGCCGCTGGGCAGTGAGACGTTCCAGGACGCGATGTCGCAGGCCGCCGCGGGACCAGACGAAGCGGGGGTTTCTCTGGTCGCCACGGAGTGATCGGTGGCGGCCAGTACGCCCGCCGGCGCGGGCAGCACAGGCGTCCTGTGGTTCATCTTCGGTGGTCTCCCTCACCCGGCACTGGGTTGTTGCTGTGGTCTCGTGTCCGGGAGGCAGACATTAGTAGTTGGGATACATGGTGTCTGAACAGGGAGTCATGGGAGCGGTATCGCGCACCGATAACGGCGGACGAGCATCCGGTATTCGAACGCCGGTACGTATCGCATGAACAGGCACTAATCCGGATACTTGACCACGCCAGCGAGCCCCCGAGCCACCGGGAGAACGACTCAGACGACCCTTGTCGACCTCCCTTTAGGTGAGAAACATCACTCTGTCAATACCTCAGCGCAACAGATGAATTCAGCCACGGTCATGTTCACGGAAAATAAGCACACAGCTGCTGAGGGTTTTTCATGTGTGCCAGAAAACGGCGCCTGAGGCACGCTCAGTGCACGATGGTGATCAGAGAGCGCAGAAATGGCAGGTCGACTTCCTCCAGGGAACCGACCACCGCCCGCCCCGCGGCAGGCTTGATCGGTGCCACGGACGGCACCGCCACCACACTGCAGCCAGCGGTCTCCGCCGAAGTCACGCCGGTCGCCGTGTCCTCCACCGCGGCACACCGGGCGGGGTCAACTCCCAGTCGGCTGGCCGCCGTCAGGTAGGGCTCCGGGTGTGGCTTCGTACGTTCGAGTTCATCGCCGGAAATGGACAGGGCGAAGTTCTCCGGTCCCAGGGAGTGCAGCATGCGGTCGATGATGCCGCGGTGCGAGGCGGAGACCAGGGCGGTGGGCACCTGGTGCGCCGCGAGCTCGGCCAGCAGCCTTCTGGCCCCGGGCATCAGCGGCACGCCCTGCTCGATGCGCTCGGTGAACTTGGCGTTCAGCAGGGCGGAGAGCTCTGGGAGAGTGATGTCGGCGCCGGTGGCCTGAATCAGGTAGGCGGCGCTGCGGCTCATCGGGCCGCCGACGACGATCTCCCGGTGTTCTTCAGCGAGAACATGCCCGAGCTCCGCGAACGCCTCGACTTCAGCGTCCCACCAGAAGCCCTCGGTGTCGACCAGAGTGCCGTCCATGTCGAGCAGCACGGCCTGCAAGGCGGAGCCTTCGGCCATACGGGTGACAACGGCGGGGATGGAACTGGTCATCCGCGTACACCTCCGTAGGGGACGAGAAGGCCGGTTGCCCACTCCCGGAGGAACGGACAACCGGCCTGTACCGGACCGAACAGTGTACGACGATCGTTTAACGCGCGTTGAAGTATTTCGCCTCGGGGTGGTGGATGACGATGGCGTCGGTGGACTGCTCGGGGTGCAGCTGGAACTCTTCAGAGAGCTTTACGCCGATGCGTTCAGGCTGCAGCAGTTCAGCGATTTTGGCGCGGTCCCCCAGGTCAGGGCAGGCGCCATAGCCCAGGGAGAAGCGCGCACCCCGGTACTTGAGTGCGAACATATCTTCGATATCGCCGGGGTCCTCCCCCGCGAAGCCCAGCTCGGCGCGGACCCGGGCGTGCCAGTACTCGGCCAGTGCCTCGGCGAGCTGGACGGACAAGCCGTGCAACTCCAGGTAGTCGCGGTACGCGTTGGCGGCGAAGAGGTCGGCGGTGGCCTCGCCGATCTTCGAACCGACGGTGACCACCTGGAGGCCGACCACATCACGTTCACCGGCCTCGGCGGGACGGAAGAAGTCGGCCAGACACAGCCGACGGCCCCGGCGCTGGCGGGGGAAGGTGAAGCGGGTGCGCTCGGAGCCGTCCTCGTTCAGCAGGACCAGGTCGTCGCCCTCGGAGTGGCAGGGGAAGTAGCCGTAGACGACGGCGGCTTCCAACAGGTTCTCTGTGTGGAGCTTGTCCAGC
This window harbors:
- a CDS encoding site-2 protease family protein; amino-acid sequence: MGDTDNGGKPQPQTRSQGPGDDRPDGAEGADSADISDNTGSRHTDTRDGRKQRPRATGGGILMGRPFGVPVYVAPSWFLVAALITWVFGSQLDRVLPGLGTARYFIALFFAVAFYASVFVHELAHTVAALRFKLPVRRIQLQFFGGVSEIEKESETPGREFVLAFVGPLLSLALAGLFYVGMYVVEPRSVPGVLLAGLMISNLIVAVFNLLPGLPLDGGRMLRAVIWKLSGNPMTGTIAAAWTGRGLAVTVLIGLPLATHASGLSRGESVGGLNSLTDALLAAILAAIIWTGAGNSLRMARLRARLPELRARVLTRRAIPVTSDTPLSEALRRANEAGARALVIVDGQGAPTGVVRESGIVSVPEHRRPWVAVSSLAQDLTDGMRVSAELAGEELIDHLRITPATEYLVVEDTGEIYGVLSTGDVERAFVAAMAKSST
- a CDS encoding RecB family exonuclease; amino-acid sequence: MGTSADRPAAPPKSLSPSRAADFMQCPLLYRFRVIDRLPEKPSAAATRGTVVHAVLERLFDAPAGDRSVPRARAMVAGEWERLLARRPELAELFAEGAADGEGVADGEGVADGAELARWLAEAEGLVERWFTLEDPTRLEPAERELFVEARLDSGLRLRGIIDRVDVAPTGDVRIVDYKTGKAPRPEFAGEALFQMKFYALVVWRLKGVVPRRLQLVYLGSGDVLTYDPQESDLLGVERKLLALWDAIQRATESGDWRPRPGKLCGWCDHQAHCPEFGGTPPPYPLVVQPRLPVDETQDARGGRAGDR
- a CDS encoding response regulator — encoded protein: MAIRVLLVDDQPLLRTGFRMILEAEQDIAVVGEAGDGLQALDQVRALQPDVVLMDIRMPRMDGVEATRQITGPAKDGPAKVLVLTTFDLDEYVVEALRAGASGFLLKDAPAQELVQAIRVVAAGEAMLAPSITRRLLDKYAGKLPTGEDPVPDTLHTLTEREVEVLKLVARGLSNAEIAADLFVSETTVKTHVGHVLTKLGLRDRVQAAVYAYESGLVRPGTQ
- a CDS encoding ABC transporter substrate-binding protein — translated: MRNRATWPALPLSAALAAALLSGCGNGDGNAGKGESIVMGMTDKVLSIDPASGYDPGSWLVFNNVFQSLLNFPKGGGQPQPEAAEKCGFRDSDSKVYACTLKSGLKFSNGHSLTSKDVKHSFDRTLTINDDDGPAVMLQTIDEIKTPDEKTVVFHLNTSDATFPQKIASGAGSIVDHREYPADKLRTDNEAIGSGVYTLDSFGDKEAVFSVNPGYKGRAKVQNSGMRMKFFSDPSTLKKAVKNRDVDLAYRGLATEDIAELEASTTSAKQGVKVVEGGSAEVHHLVFNHDHPVTGKAGVRQAIAYLIDRSTLVRDVYKRTAEPLYSIVPSGITGHNTAFFDRYGERPQPKKAAAALHAENITGKVKLTLWSTPVRYGPGTDQEVAAIAEQLNASGLFDVDVKSTELKQYDKDIADGKYGAYVKGWVPDYPDADNFTDPFFGEDNVLHNNYKPGRITQELLPRTAAASNRAATVEDFGTVQDIVAKDLPVLPIWQGKQYAVARENIAGLEWTLDASTVFRFWEISKGAES
- a CDS encoding HAD family hydrolase, with amino-acid sequence MTSSIPAVVTRMAEGSALQAVLLDMDGTLVDTEGFWWDAEVEAFAELGHVLAEEHREIVVGGPMSRSAAYLIQATGADITLPELSALLNAKFTERIEQGVPLMPGARRLLAELAAHQVPTALVSASHRGIIDRMLHSLGPENFALSISGDELERTKPHPEPYLTAASRLGVDPARCAAVEDTATGVTSAETAGCSVVAVPSVAPIKPAAGRAVVGSLEEVDLPFLRSLITIVH